One region of Marispirochaeta aestuarii genomic DNA includes:
- a CDS encoding TetR/AcrR family transcriptional regulator codes for MGIQERKERDKKRRISEIITAARQIFISKGYTDTTMLDIAEKSELSRRTLYLYFKSKEEISFALMYNAFRELYKRIQASYEGGGTGMEKIGRLKRAYLDFYKDDFDNFYFTVYFNVKLNLRNMEQEDARRCFDVIEKILSLFAVILEEGTRDGSFRPLKDFKLTALVLGEMIQASMQQVASQYELLERATGRTQEEILTELFDLSIHSIIA; via the coding sequence ATGGGGATTCAGGAACGGAAAGAGCGGGATAAGAAGCGGCGTATCAGCGAGATTATTACCGCTGCCCGGCAGATTTTTATCTCCAAGGGATATACGGATACCACCATGCTGGACATCGCCGAAAAATCGGAGCTGAGTCGCCGTACCCTTTATCTGTATTTCAAGAGTAAAGAGGAGATTTCCTTCGCTCTTATGTACAATGCCTTCAGGGAACTCTATAAACGGATTCAGGCCTCCTACGAGGGGGGCGGAACGGGGATGGAAAAGATCGGACGCCTGAAACGTGCCTACCTCGATTTCTATAAGGATGATTTCGATAACTTCTATTTTACCGTCTATTTCAATGTCAAACTGAATTTGCGCAACATGGAGCAGGAAGATGCCAGGCGCTGTTTTGACGTGATAGAAAAAATACTCTCCCTCTTTGCCGTTATTCTTGAGGAGGGGACCCGGGACGGCAGTTTTCGGCCCCTGAAGGACTTCAAGTTGACCGCACTGGTTCTCGGAGAGATGATTCAGGCCTCCATGCAGCAGGTGGCGAGCCAGTATGAGCTTCTGGAGCGTGCAACAGGAAGAACCCAGGAGGAAATCCTGACCGAGCTCTTCGATTTGTCTATTCATTCCATAATCGCGTAA